From Chengkuizengella sediminis:
GATACTTTTAAGAACATCACATTCATGATGAATCAATTGATTGAATCCATTGATCATATTGTAATAGAGATCCAGCAAATGCATGAAAATAAGGATGTAGTAAATGATTCAATTAAAAGTATATCGGCAATATCCCAACAATCTGCTGCTACAACAGAAGAAGTAAGTGCATCTACTGATGAGCAATTAGCCTCTATACGTTCGGTCTCTAAATCAGTACAAGAACTTAATCAAGCCTGTTTTCAGTTAGAAGAGCTTATTTCACAATTTAAGTTAGAAGAATAATAAAGAAGTTTCGTTTATTTGAGGAGGATACACATTTGAACAAATTACGAATTGAAATCTTTACATTAGGCCCCTTAGCAACTAATGCTTATTTAATTTCTAATCCAAGTGATAAGAAAGGGATTATTATTGATCCTGGCATGAAGCCGCAGGTATTAATTGAGCATATAAAAGACTTAAAAATAGAAGCTATATTGCTTACACATGCACATCTTGATCATATAGGTGGGGTAGATGAGATACGAAAATTAAAGAAATGTCCAGTGTATTTACATAAGTTAGAATCTAAATGGTTAACGGATCCTGACTTAAATGGATCTACAAGATGGCCTGAATTAGGACCACCTTTTTCTACCACTCCAGCAGAATTCACTTT
This genomic window contains:
- a CDS encoding MBL fold metallo-hydrolase, producing MNKLRIEIFTLGPLATNAYLISNPSDKKGIIIDPGMKPQVLIEHIKDLKIEAILLTHAHLDHIGGVDEIRKLKKCPVYLHKLESKWLTDPDLNGSTRWPELGPPFSTTPAEFTLEEGQTLRFLDSEFKVFHTPGHSPGSVSFLHDKDIFSGDVLFQHSMGRTDLPGGNSEQLYESIYEKLFVLEDTVKVHPGHGPSTTIGHEREHNPYL